In one window of Desulforhabdus amnigena DNA:
- the gltA gene encoding NADPH-dependent glutamate synthase: protein MTETKDPGPSREETEKKKGRMNLNRVEMPKQEPEDRRRNFDEVATGYTYEMAMEEASRCIQCKKRNCQQGCPVNIDIPDFIKHLQDGNIEAASRVLKAKTSLPGICGRVCPQELQCENSCTLNKKGAPVAIGRLERFIADWERSQGAVSTPEIAPSTGKCVAVVGTGPSGLTVASDLAIRGHQVTMFEALHVAGGVLMYGIPEFRLPKEIVQREVQYVASLGVDIQLDTVIGINYSLDELLNTKYHAVYLATGAGLPQFLRVPGENLNMVYSANEFLTRTNLMKAYLYPEYATPVKMGKKVAVIGGGNVAMDSARCAVRLGAQEVYVVYRRTRQEMPARLEEVENAEEEGIHFHFLCNPTGFISDGRNNVSAMELIRMKLGEPDASGRRRPVPIEGSEYTMDVDTVIVSLGTSPNPLISSTTPDLETSRWGTVVTDERGKTSKARVWAGGDIVSGGATVISAMGEGRRAASAMHEFLSQ, encoded by the coding sequence ATGACCGAAACAAAAGATCCAGGTCCATCCCGGGAAGAAACCGAAAAAAAGAAAGGCAGGATGAATCTGAACCGGGTTGAAATGCCCAAGCAGGAACCCGAGGACCGACGGCGCAACTTTGACGAAGTGGCTACGGGCTATACTTATGAAATGGCCATGGAAGAAGCCTCGCGCTGCATCCAATGCAAAAAGCGCAACTGCCAGCAGGGATGCCCTGTAAACATCGACATTCCTGATTTCATCAAGCACCTGCAGGATGGAAACATCGAGGCCGCATCACGGGTGCTCAAGGCCAAGACATCGCTTCCCGGCATCTGCGGACGCGTCTGCCCTCAGGAACTGCAGTGTGAAAATTCCTGCACGCTTAACAAAAAAGGCGCACCTGTCGCTATCGGACGTCTCGAAAGGTTCATTGCCGACTGGGAACGATCTCAAGGAGCGGTATCCACACCGGAGATCGCCCCCTCCACGGGTAAGTGCGTGGCGGTTGTCGGCACCGGCCCTTCGGGCCTTACAGTCGCTTCGGATCTGGCCATTCGGGGACACCAGGTCACCATGTTCGAAGCGCTTCATGTCGCCGGGGGCGTTCTCATGTACGGGATTCCGGAATTTCGTCTCCCGAAGGAGATTGTTCAGCGTGAAGTGCAGTACGTCGCATCCCTGGGAGTTGACATTCAACTGGATACCGTAATCGGCATCAACTACAGTCTGGATGAACTGCTGAACACCAAGTATCATGCCGTCTACCTGGCTACCGGGGCTGGTCTTCCACAGTTTCTGCGGGTGCCGGGGGAAAATCTGAACATGGTCTATTCCGCCAACGAATTTCTCACCCGCACCAACCTCATGAAAGCCTACCTCTATCCGGAATACGCCACTCCTGTGAAAATGGGCAAAAAAGTCGCGGTCATAGGAGGCGGAAACGTCGCCATGGATTCGGCACGCTGTGCGGTCCGGCTGGGAGCACAGGAAGTTTACGTTGTCTACCGACGCACCCGTCAGGAGATGCCCGCCCGTCTCGAAGAGGTGGAAAATGCCGAGGAGGAAGGCATCCACTTTCATTTCCTCTGCAATCCCACCGGTTTTATCAGCGATGGACGGAACAATGTTTCAGCGATGGAACTCATCCGCATGAAACTGGGAGAACCCGATGCGAGCGGTCGCAGGCGGCCCGTGCCCATTGAGGGAAGTGAATATACCATGGACGTGGATACGGTGATCGTCTCCCTTGGAACCTCTCCCAATCCGCTCATCTCTTCCACTACTCCCGACCTGGAAACATCCCGGTGGGGAACGGTGGTGACGGATGAGCGAGGTAAAACATCCAAAGCCCGCGTATGGGCTG
- a CDS encoding sulfide/dihydroorotate dehydrogenase-like FAD/NAD-binding protein, with the protein MFPIVAHEELAPKVHRMSVKAPIVAEKSKPGQFVILIVDEKGERVPFTISGWDASKGTVDFVYIEVGKTTCRLGSLKPGDQLAHFVGPLGKPAEIDHYGHVLAVASGYGASAILPVLKALKEKENRITTILQAPDRERAFGCAELEEVSDRLVLAIGTPGEDMTVSATRLLRKLLANHPQNPIHRVIVMGSLCLMRVISEMTRPYAIKTMVHLTPLMVDGTGMCGACRLSVKGNNRFACVHGPEFDGHEVDGWDVLMARRCTYADESVLQQSFQCRGCSQW; encoded by the coding sequence ATGTTCCCCATCGTCGCACATGAAGAGTTGGCGCCAAAAGTCCACAGGATGAGCGTCAAAGCGCCCATCGTCGCAGAAAAATCAAAACCCGGTCAATTCGTCATTCTTATCGTTGATGAAAAAGGGGAACGAGTTCCCTTTACCATCAGCGGATGGGATGCATCCAAAGGAACAGTGGATTTTGTCTATATCGAGGTGGGTAAGACTACCTGTCGACTGGGAAGTCTCAAACCGGGAGACCAGCTGGCTCATTTTGTCGGACCTCTGGGAAAACCCGCAGAGATCGACCATTACGGGCACGTTCTGGCTGTCGCCAGCGGGTATGGAGCGTCCGCCATTCTGCCTGTGCTGAAAGCTCTTAAAGAAAAGGAAAACCGCATCACCACCATCCTGCAAGCCCCGGACCGGGAACGCGCCTTCGGCTGTGCAGAGCTGGAAGAGGTCAGCGACCGCCTGGTGCTTGCCATCGGAACGCCCGGCGAAGACATGACGGTCAGCGCCACCCGGCTCCTGCGAAAACTCCTTGCGAATCATCCTCAGAACCCCATCCATCGAGTCATCGTTATGGGTTCGCTCTGTCTCATGCGAGTGATCAGCGAAATGACCCGCCCTTATGCCATCAAAACCATGGTGCACCTCACACCGCTCATGGTGGACGGTACGGGGATGTGCGGCGCCTGCCGTCTGAGTGTCAAGGGAAACAACCGGTTTGCCTGCGTGCACGGCCCCGAATTCGACGGCCATGAAGTGGACGGCTGGGATGTACTCATGGCGCGGCGCTGCACTTATGCCGATGAGAGCGTTCTGCAGCAAAGCTTCCAATGCCGCGGGTGTTCCCAGTGGTAG
- a CDS encoding superoxide dismutase gives MERKKDGFCEERRSFLKGAVVGTTLLAAEFFPLGSIARATNEKTLIKLPPLPYGQNALAPYISSGTVAFHYNFHHQGYVDKVNKLVQGTSMAGVSLEDIVKETQGKADKSDLFNNAAQVWNHNFYWKSMKPGGGGVPSGGLAKKIEASFGSFEKFRESFANAAGSLFGSGWVWLVKADDSLKVVQTLNADTLIVHGMLPLATLDVWEHAYYLDYQNRRKDYINLFLDHLINWDFVSRNLS, from the coding sequence ATGGAAAGAAAAAAGGATGGATTTTGTGAGGAGCGGCGCTCCTTTTTAAAAGGGGCCGTTGTGGGGACAACTCTTCTGGCAGCGGAATTTTTTCCATTGGGCTCAATAGCTAGGGCCACCAATGAAAAAACTCTCATCAAGCTTCCCCCCCTTCCGTATGGGCAAAATGCCCTGGCACCATACATTTCTTCCGGAACCGTAGCCTTTCACTATAACTTCCACCACCAAGGCTATGTGGACAAAGTCAACAAACTCGTTCAGGGGACCTCTATGGCGGGTGTTTCTCTGGAGGATATCGTGAAAGAGACCCAGGGCAAAGCGGACAAGTCTGACTTGTTCAACAATGCAGCTCAGGTTTGGAATCATAATTTTTACTGGAAAAGTATGAAACCCGGTGGAGGAGGCGTTCCGTCAGGAGGTCTGGCTAAGAAGATCGAAGCATCCTTCGGCAGTTTCGAAAAGTTCCGAGAGTCTTTTGCCAATGCAGCAGGGAGCCTGTTCGGCAGCGGCTGGGTTTGGCTGGTCAAAGCAGACGATTCTCTAAAAGTCGTCCAGACGTTGAATGCCGACACTCTTATCGTTCACGGCATGCTTCCCCTCGCAACATTGGATGTTTGGGAACATGCCTATTACCTCGACTATCAGAATCGACGCAAGGATTATATCAATCTTTTCCTGGATCATCTGATCAACTGGGATTTTGTTTCAAGGAATCTGAGTTAG
- a CDS encoding molybdopterin-dependent oxidoreductase, protein MKAPNGIQPEKLEVMMSTIKLWINAHEVEAKPGQTIMEAADAAGIHIPRLCYHPSLKASGSCRLCAVEIDGYRGLPAACSTPVAEGMRIETSTPKVQDFRREMLSLILQDHPRECLGCPRNGTCELQQLVSSLGIDFPYPPPTGKRPPLKAGGAYFERDTSLCVRCGRCVRICHEVRGAGAIVFREKAGRQEVATPFDRPLEDVGCQFCGACVDVCPVGALRENLKTYQGEPQEQIFQTCENLTNIVLDLYRKEMPRTWKTSICPVCSAGCRMRFELTETGHIVQVRPDSNGPSNLGQACIQGRFLLKGYLQQPGRLKKPLLRENGSLRETTWDAALESMAGKFKEYGPGETAVLTDGRATNEELYLLQKFAREVLKTGFIGCLAPQNHGKAHEVLRRNFGMAAATNSLGEMNQAGCLLAIGFNPPADHPVAGTHMRRAVLNGTKLIVANPCDGAIAHYADLPMHYYPGTELSLLSGLLYLVIKENPDLPALKEMDPSELENLKQSLDAYHPEAVSRMTGIPQEKLLEASCLLGTGKPLGILYGKGLLESCNVPETVQALVSLSRITGSVGNAGGGIAPLYGNGNLQGAWDMGVVSHLLPGQAAQKDSAFVSPEEILQAVDSGKIKALYVALEDYDGSWMDFLTPYVKKAEFVVIQNVVSCHQKRQEEEASAHVVLPMAAVLEKGGTLTNGERRVQRVEAILSPPGEARSLQWVLSEIAGRMEVSGFEYSNAEDVFNEIREKVPYYSGMRGERKAVQWPCPHPDHPGTSTLFAEAAPSWVSWAPPPPQLPEETPDKDYPFSLVSSEQLNAYFLGPLLAKESTALLSTKGVVQMNPADAFTRGLLPDDTVRVITHTGEWEGNLAMNPLLPGKMIALPQEMILNQLKDPNIAGKFFAAKVEKR, encoded by the coding sequence ATGAAGGCACCAAACGGCATTCAACCTGAAAAATTAGAGGTGATGATGAGTACCATTAAATTATGGATCAATGCTCACGAGGTGGAGGCGAAACCCGGGCAGACGATTATGGAAGCCGCAGATGCGGCAGGAATCCATATCCCCCGTCTGTGCTATCATCCATCGCTCAAGGCCAGCGGTTCGTGCCGGCTCTGTGCCGTCGAAATCGATGGTTACCGCGGACTCCCCGCAGCGTGTTCGACCCCCGTTGCTGAGGGGATGCGCATCGAGACAAGTACCCCCAAGGTTCAGGACTTCCGAAGGGAAATGCTGAGTCTGATTCTTCAGGACCATCCCAGGGAATGTCTGGGATGCCCGCGCAACGGTACTTGTGAACTTCAACAACTGGTTTCCAGCCTAGGAATCGATTTTCCCTATCCTCCTCCCACGGGAAAACGTCCTCCGCTCAAAGCGGGAGGAGCCTACTTCGAGCGGGACACGAGTCTTTGCGTCCGCTGTGGCAGGTGTGTGCGCATCTGTCACGAGGTGCGGGGCGCCGGGGCGATAGTCTTCCGGGAAAAGGCGGGACGCCAGGAAGTGGCAACCCCCTTCGACCGCCCTCTGGAAGATGTGGGCTGCCAGTTTTGCGGAGCCTGTGTGGACGTCTGCCCCGTAGGAGCGTTGAGGGAAAACCTGAAAACGTATCAGGGAGAACCGCAGGAACAGATATTCCAGACATGCGAAAACCTGACAAACATAGTGTTGGATCTCTACCGGAAAGAAATGCCTCGCACGTGGAAGACATCCATCTGTCCCGTCTGCAGTGCAGGATGCCGGATGAGGTTTGAACTGACGGAAACAGGACACATCGTCCAGGTACGGCCGGACTCCAATGGCCCGAGCAATTTGGGGCAGGCCTGTATACAGGGGAGGTTCCTTCTGAAAGGATACCTTCAGCAACCGGGCCGTTTGAAAAAACCCCTCTTGCGCGAAAACGGCAGCCTCCGGGAGACCACCTGGGATGCCGCGCTGGAATCCATGGCCGGGAAATTCAAGGAGTATGGCCCGGGAGAAACGGCAGTACTCACGGACGGGCGAGCAACAAACGAAGAGTTGTATCTCTTGCAGAAGTTCGCCCGGGAAGTTCTGAAAACCGGCTTCATCGGTTGTTTGGCGCCACAGAACCACGGTAAGGCGCATGAAGTCCTTCGCAGGAATTTCGGTATGGCGGCAGCGACGAATAGCTTGGGGGAAATGAACCAGGCGGGATGCCTCCTGGCGATAGGGTTCAACCCGCCTGCCGATCATCCTGTCGCGGGGACCCACATGCGGAGAGCGGTCCTCAATGGTACCAAGCTGATCGTCGCTAACCCCTGCGATGGAGCCATCGCTCATTATGCCGACCTCCCCATGCACTACTATCCGGGGACAGAACTCTCGCTTCTTTCAGGACTCCTGTATCTCGTAATCAAGGAAAATCCCGATCTCCCGGCTCTGAAGGAGATGGATCCTTCGGAACTGGAGAACCTGAAACAAAGCCTTGATGCATATCATCCGGAAGCGGTGTCACGGATGACAGGAATCCCGCAGGAAAAACTCCTGGAAGCCTCTTGCCTCCTGGGCACCGGCAAGCCTCTGGGCATCCTCTATGGAAAGGGCTTATTGGAATCCTGCAATGTTCCTGAAACTGTCCAGGCCCTTGTCAGCCTCTCTAGAATCACCGGAAGCGTCGGAAATGCGGGTGGAGGGATTGCTCCACTTTACGGCAATGGAAACCTTCAGGGCGCCTGGGACATGGGTGTGGTTTCTCACCTGCTTCCCGGCCAGGCGGCACAGAAGGATTCCGCCTTTGTTTCACCTGAGGAAATCCTACAGGCCGTCGATTCAGGAAAGATCAAGGCGCTTTATGTCGCATTGGAAGACTATGACGGAAGCTGGATGGATTTTCTCACGCCGTACGTGAAAAAAGCCGAGTTTGTAGTCATTCAAAATGTCGTGTCCTGCCATCAGAAGCGGCAGGAAGAAGAGGCCTCAGCCCATGTTGTTCTGCCTATGGCGGCTGTCCTGGAAAAAGGGGGAACGCTCACAAACGGTGAGCGGAGAGTGCAACGGGTCGAAGCGATTCTTTCTCCCCCGGGAGAGGCCAGATCCCTGCAATGGGTATTGTCGGAAATAGCCGGCAGAATGGAAGTTTCCGGTTTTGAATATTCGAACGCCGAAGATGTGTTCAATGAAATCCGGGAAAAGGTGCCGTATTATAGCGGCATGAGAGGGGAAAGGAAGGCTGTTCAATGGCCCTGCCCTCATCCGGATCATCCCGGAACATCCACTCTCTTTGCAGAAGCTGCTCCCTCGTGGGTTTCGTGGGCCCCTCCCCCACCCCAGCTCCCCGAAGAGACCCCGGATAAAGACTACCCTTTCAGCCTGGTTTCCAGCGAACAGCTGAATGCATATTTTCTCGGTCCTCTTCTGGCAAAAGAGTCGACAGCGTTGCTCAGCACAAAGGGGGTCGTCCAAATGAACCCGGCAGATGCCTTCACGCGTGGACTCCTGCCAGATGATACCGTTCGAGTCATCACGCATACCGGCGAATGGGAGGGGAACCTCGCAATGAACCCGCTCCTGCCGGGCAAAATGATCGCTCTTCCTCAGGAGATGATTTTGAATCAGCTGAAAGATCCAAATATCGCGGGCAAATTCTTTGCCGCCAAAGTAGAAAAGAGGTAG
- a CDS encoding FMN-binding glutamate synthase family protein — MNLSKPNSNDATLTFNRSKSVVPMSGLCSRCIDGCRGNCEVFRSTFRGREVIYPGPFGQVTAGADKDYPVDYSHLNIQGYALGANGLPEGVEAGPDTAVFPAVNTETEYGWDIKVKMKAPIFTGALGSTEIARKNWEHFAIGAAISGVTLVCGENVCGIDPGLELNSSNKITKSPEMDRRVEVYKRYHSGYGELLVQMNVEDTRLGVAEYVIDKHGLQTIELKWGQGAKCIGGEIKVPSLERAQELKKRGYIVTPDPTDPVVQAAYKEGAIKEFERHSRLGFVSEEGFLAEVERLRKLGFKRITLKTGAYSLRELAMAIKWGAKAKIDLLTIDGAPGGTGMSPWRMMEEWGIPSIYIHSAAYDFCSKLTAKGEKVPDIAFAGGFSSEDGVFKALAMGAPFVKAVCMGRALMIPGMVGKNIAEWMSKNDLPKTVSVYGSTVEEIFVNYEAVKDIVGNEEIKNIPLGAIGIFSYSDKIKVGLQQLMAGCRCFNLKAITRKELMSLTDECTKVTGIPYVMDAYRAEAEAILNS, encoded by the coding sequence ATGAACTTGTCCAAGCCCAATTCCAATGACGCCACATTGACTTTCAATCGTTCCAAAAGCGTAGTTCCAATGAGCGGGCTCTGTTCCCGTTGTATCGACGGATGCCGTGGAAACTGTGAAGTATTCAGATCGACCTTCAGAGGCCGCGAAGTAATCTATCCGGGGCCTTTTGGACAAGTTACAGCGGGAGCAGACAAAGATTATCCCGTGGACTATTCTCACTTGAATATTCAAGGCTACGCATTGGGGGCCAATGGCCTTCCCGAGGGAGTCGAAGCGGGTCCTGATACGGCTGTATTTCCCGCTGTGAACACGGAAACGGAATATGGATGGGATATAAAAGTAAAGATGAAAGCTCCCATCTTTACGGGTGCTCTGGGTTCTACTGAAATTGCACGGAAAAACTGGGAACACTTTGCCATCGGTGCCGCGATCAGTGGTGTGACCCTGGTGTGTGGTGAAAATGTCTGTGGAATCGATCCCGGTCTGGAACTCAATAGCAGCAACAAGATTACTAAATCGCCCGAGATGGACCGCCGTGTCGAAGTTTACAAGCGTTACCACAGTGGATATGGAGAGCTCCTTGTCCAGATGAACGTTGAAGATACACGACTCGGAGTAGCGGAATATGTCATCGACAAGCACGGTCTTCAAACGATCGAACTCAAATGGGGACAAGGTGCGAAATGCATCGGTGGTGAAATCAAGGTTCCCAGCCTTGAACGTGCTCAAGAATTGAAGAAAAGGGGATATATCGTCACACCGGATCCTACCGATCCCGTGGTGCAGGCTGCCTATAAGGAAGGGGCGATCAAGGAATTCGAACGTCACAGCCGGCTGGGTTTTGTGAGCGAAGAGGGCTTCCTTGCCGAAGTCGAAAGACTGCGAAAACTGGGATTCAAGAGAATTACTCTGAAGACCGGGGCATATAGCCTGCGTGAGCTCGCTATGGCTATCAAGTGGGGAGCCAAGGCGAAAATCGATCTCCTGACCATTGACGGTGCTCCCGGCGGGACGGGAATGAGCCCCTGGAGAATGATGGAAGAGTGGGGAATTCCCAGCATTTATATCCATTCTGCTGCCTATGATTTCTGTTCAAAACTCACTGCAAAAGGCGAGAAGGTACCCGACATCGCATTTGCAGGCGGTTTCTCCAGCGAAGACGGCGTGTTCAAGGCCCTTGCCATGGGTGCTCCCTTTGTAAAGGCTGTTTGTATGGGGCGCGCTCTCATGATCCCCGGGATGGTCGGCAAAAACATCGCTGAATGGATGTCCAAAAACGATCTTCCCAAGACGGTCAGTGTCTACGGTTCGACTGTGGAAGAGATTTTTGTGAACTATGAAGCTGTTAAAGACATTGTTGGAAACGAAGAAATCAAGAATATCCCTCTGGGTGCCATCGGAATATTCAGCTATTCAGACAAAATCAAAGTGGGTCTGCAACAGCTGATGGCCGGTTGCCGTTGCTTCAATCTCAAAGCCATAACCCGTAAGGAGCTCATGTCCCTCACGGATGAGTGCACCAAGGTGACCGGCATTCCGTATGTTATGGATGCATACAGAGCAGAAGCCGAAGCTATTCTGAACAGTTGA